Proteins from a genomic interval of Undibacterium parvum:
- a CDS encoding OmpP1/FadL family transporter produces MTTLRVSGLLRQRLVATYLLGLGVLPLARADLTDNLVASPTAMSLGNAVTADPPGVESIHMNPAGLARMEGNTKTDSVFIASIRTKASFKSAPDFDIGGFKDDPLNGTHTGPVRQAMYIPVVGVPHWRLPAVVVPGMGYTWNEAGSPFTFGTLTYLSMAFTIDRTQDKDDPGRYQGKLMDIQRLVYLSPSVGYKVSDTLRVGVSVPIAYANFAIDTDMRFPNKLLGITGQLQKGVCPEGNSNVIDSFFFGLCAGGKEGMLDPFKKAASFKVDMTAPFEPTINLGVLWEPKKWFGMGIVYQGGSSTTYKGEYEFHTDPMLRQFVKGMNSSLLGPIVGAIVGFPQEIPEIQAGNVISSINHPARVQMGIKVKPLDFVQLNMDIGYADWSKWKTVTLKFDKDIALLQMGRLFGVANPRELTLNMGMQNVISYGFGMQIQATDKLALRLGYEPRKSSIPANKLSLFSPMPDTKLKSVGFQYKFDSGAVMNVAASYLKGTYNVPARTNCNLNCDDFFNLIYNPYAGMDVKGDLIVRYFGMSYTHPF; encoded by the coding sequence ATGACTACTTTACGAGTATCGGGCTTGCTAAGGCAACGCTTGGTCGCCACTTATTTGTTGGGCCTCGGTGTGTTGCCCTTGGCGCGCGCCGATTTAACGGATAACTTGGTTGCCAGTCCTACCGCGATGTCCTTGGGGAATGCGGTTACTGCCGACCCTCCAGGTGTCGAGTCTATTCATATGAATCCGGCCGGATTGGCGCGTATGGAAGGCAATACCAAAACCGATAGCGTGTTTATCGCATCAATACGTACTAAGGCATCTTTCAAATCGGCTCCCGATTTCGATATTGGTGGTTTTAAAGACGATCCTTTAAATGGCACGCACACCGGACCGGTGCGTCAGGCTATGTATATTCCTGTGGTCGGTGTGCCGCACTGGCGTTTGCCTGCGGTGGTGGTGCCTGGTATGGGCTACACCTGGAACGAAGCGGGTTCTCCGTTTACTTTTGGTACGCTCACTTATCTGTCTATGGCATTTACCATAGACCGTACTCAGGATAAAGATGATCCCGGTCGTTATCAGGGCAAGCTGATGGATATTCAGCGCCTGGTGTATTTGTCGCCCTCGGTGGGATACAAGGTTTCGGATACTTTGAGAGTGGGGGTGTCGGTACCTATAGCCTATGCCAACTTCGCAATTGACACTGATATGCGTTTCCCCAATAAGCTTTTGGGGATTACCGGGCAATTACAGAAAGGTGTTTGCCCTGAAGGTAATTCGAATGTCATCGATAGTTTCTTTTTCGGACTATGTGCGGGTGGTAAAGAAGGCATGCTCGATCCATTTAAAAAAGCAGCGAGCTTTAAGGTCGATATGACGGCACCATTTGAACCCACCATTAATCTTGGTGTGTTGTGGGAGCCGAAGAAGTGGTTTGGTATGGGAATCGTGTATCAAGGTGGGAGTAGCACGACTTACAAAGGTGAGTACGAGTTTCATACAGATCCCATGTTGCGGCAGTTTGTCAAAGGCATGAACTCAAGTTTGTTAGGTCCTATCGTCGGGGCCATCGTTGGATTTCCGCAGGAAATTCCCGAGATTCAGGCCGGCAATGTGATTTCCTCGATCAACCATCCAGCGCGTGTGCAGATGGGAATTAAAGTTAAACCGCTCGATTTTGTGCAGCTTAATATGGACATCGGTTATGCCGATTGGTCTAAGTGGAAAACTGTGACCTTGAAATTCGACAAGGACATCGCTTTACTGCAAATGGGTCGTTTGTTTGGCGTTGCCAATCCGCGCGAGTTGACCTTAAACATGGGTATGCAAAATGTGATCAGTTATGGCTTCGGCATGCAGATACAGGCGACCGATAAGCTGGCGCTGCGTCTAGGATATGAACCGCGCAAAAGCTCGATTCCTGCCAATAAACTTTCTTTGTTTTCACCTATGCCGGACACCAAACTAAAGAGCGTCGGGTTTCAATATAAATTCGATAGTGGCGCTGTGATGAACGTCGCCGCTAGCTATCTGAAGGGAACTTATAACGTGCCTGCCAGAACCAATTGCAATCTCAATTGTGATGACTTTTTTAATCTGATCTATAACCCTTATGCAGGCATGGATGTGAAAGGGGATCTGATTGTGCGTTATTTTGGGATGAGCTATACCCATCCATTTTAG
- a CDS encoding ABC transporter substrate-binding protein yields the protein MKKIVTALAYLGLTACLPAQAMELLPSASMDVVQTYKIEILQVTDIEPYQQSLDGFLTTLKDNGLVVGENLQINRVKLDFNIENGGFWDKFGVLLRLRQEAERITMAKPDLVLTIGSTATKYTRSILSDAHIPVVFTAVANPMDAGCPSLQDAGVGVTGATLYMDMAESMRVVHQLFPDVKKIGMVHSDDVNGVAHVENARANAQNLGIQVSSKLVDKADSIIPSVKELLDHGKGAQMYAVPLDTYYGLRKYEPTLDLSDFGAEYNLPIVSFAMVRVPGAVLYIGADFGVVGNLSGVQAIKILKAHKKPDVLSILKQQKPIVLIDPERVAALHVSLPDTVLEKKSLRQDGLWLLNN from the coding sequence ATGAAGAAAATTGTGACAGCGTTGGCGTATCTTGGATTGACCGCTTGTTTGCCAGCTCAAGCGATGGAGTTGTTGCCGTCTGCCAGTATGGACGTCGTACAGACTTATAAGATCGAGATCTTGCAAGTGACCGATATCGAACCGTATCAACAGTCCTTGGATGGCTTCTTAACGACGCTCAAAGATAATGGTCTGGTAGTTGGGGAGAATTTGCAGATTAACCGCGTGAAGTTAGATTTCAATATAGAAAACGGTGGTTTTTGGGATAAATTTGGGGTCTTGCTCAGGCTTCGGCAAGAAGCCGAACGCATTACTATGGCAAAACCAGATTTGGTGTTGACCATAGGCTCGACCGCCACAAAATATACGCGTTCTATCCTAAGTGATGCTCATATTCCGGTGGTTTTTACTGCGGTGGCGAACCCTATGGACGCCGGTTGTCCTTCTTTGCAGGATGCTGGAGTCGGAGTGACTGGCGCTACCTTGTATATGGATATGGCAGAGTCGATGCGGGTGGTGCATCAACTATTTCCTGACGTGAAAAAAATCGGCATGGTGCATAGCGATGACGTGAACGGTGTGGCCCATGTAGAAAACGCCAGAGCCAATGCGCAAAACCTAGGAATACAAGTATCGTCTAAGCTAGTCGATAAAGCGGACAGTATTATCCCTTCTGTCAAAGAGTTACTCGACCATGGAAAGGGCGCGCAAATGTATGCGGTGCCTTTAGATACGTATTATGGTCTGCGAAAATATGAGCCTACCCTGGATTTAAGCGATTTCGGTGCAGAATATAATCTGCCTATCGTCAGCTTCGCCATGGTGCGTGTTCCAGGCGCTGTCTTGTATATAGGCGCCGATTTCGGTGTGGTCGGAAATCTATCGGGCGTGCAAGCAATCAAAATTCTCAAGGCGCATAAAAAACCAGATGTCTTATCTATCCTGAAGCAACAAAAACCTATCGTCTTGATAGACCCAGAAAGGGTGGCTGCACTGCATGTCTCGTTGCCCGATACTGTGCTTGAAAAAAAATCCTTGCGTCAAGATGGACTGTGGCTGCTGAATAACTAA
- a CDS encoding transporter, with protein MKFHTMLGLLAVAVAMPVQSQETSAVKSPTTDVAKAGDAAAREALAKKEGDGDQASLLKQTLTSVDKDYTLIKKGAFQLIYDLNYAYIGQDKINTDLASGSVTLFNIENVNSHTLTNTFSLDYGLLNNLTGNFTLPIVSKYTQSQVLDGTSNSFGDMSFGARFQPFEAKRDSASITANAGLRLPTGTSPFKVVAGSGIATGSGVTAFSGGVNVNKIVDPVAIFGSLNLTYSLPAKKLSQVMGSKILTEVRPGLTFGFGAGFAYALSYAITTSVSFQESIAAGSKLRFTDGINTVQVRTTPQTSGVLSLGLGYRLSPKTTLNTSVGIGLTANSPNFTLDMTLPLSF; from the coding sequence TGCTTGCTGTTGCGGTTGCCATGCCAGTTCAGTCTCAAGAGACATCCGCAGTCAAGAGTCCTACTACCGACGTTGCCAAAGCCGGGGATGCGGCGGCACGCGAAGCTCTGGCAAAAAAAGAAGGTGATGGCGATCAGGCGAGTCTACTGAAGCAAACATTGACCTCGGTTGACAAGGATTACACCTTGATTAAAAAGGGCGCGTTTCAACTGATTTACGATCTCAATTACGCTTACATAGGTCAAGATAAAATCAATACAGATTTGGCTTCAGGTAGTGTCACCTTGTTTAATATTGAGAATGTTAATTCGCATACTTTGACGAATACATTTTCTCTCGATTACGGTTTGTTAAATAATTTGACGGGTAACTTTACTTTGCCTATCGTGAGTAAATACACGCAATCGCAAGTGCTGGATGGCACCTCGAACTCATTTGGTGATATGAGTTTTGGTGCGCGTTTTCAGCCGTTTGAAGCGAAACGCGACTCCGCCTCGATCACCGCAAATGCTGGTCTGCGCCTGCCTACTGGCACTAGCCCATTTAAAGTCGTGGCGGGGAGTGGTATTGCGACTGGCTCTGGTGTGACGGCTTTTAGCGGCGGTGTCAACGTGAATAAAATTGTTGATCCGGTGGCGATTTTTGGCTCCTTAAATCTGACCTACAGTTTGCCAGCAAAAAAATTGAGCCAGGTAATGGGGTCCAAAATTCTCACCGAAGTCAGACCTGGTCTCACTTTTGGTTTTGGTGCCGGTTTCGCTTATGCGCTTTCGTATGCGATCACTACTTCAGTGTCATTTCAAGAGTCTATTGCGGCCGGTTCTAAGCTGCGCTTCACGGATGGTATTAATACCGTTCAGGTGCGCACTACACCGCAGACTTCTGGTGTCTTGAGTTTGGGATTGGGTTATCGTCTATCGCCAAAAACCACGCTCAATACCTCGGTAGGCATAGGCTTGACTGCCAATTCGCCTAATTTTACTTTGGATATGACCTTGCCTTTGTCGTTCTAA
- a CDS encoding DUF2059 domain-containing protein: MFRSVIAMFVMSLAASANAQATISPAKEQLINRILLSWHVENIGITMLQDPVNESLRQSRSLLQGRTSAEKQEATMKEIAEFAKEFYAETTPLVRTSAQKLIPSTVVPIMAEKFSEEELKQIVALLESPVKKKFESLIPEMQSALGKKIATDTGPAIDPKIQNLKQRIGLSMRAAIAP, from the coding sequence ATGTTTAGATCAGTCATAGCCATGTTTGTCATGAGCCTGGCGGCCAGCGCAAATGCACAAGCCACAATTTCGCCGGCAAAAGAGCAGCTTATTAATCGTATTTTGCTGTCCTGGCATGTGGAAAATATCGGCATCACCATGTTGCAAGATCCTGTGAACGAGTCTCTGCGACAGTCGCGTTCCTTATTGCAAGGGCGTACTTCGGCAGAGAAACAAGAGGCAACTATGAAGGAGATTGCTGAGTTTGCTAAAGAATTTTATGCGGAAACCACGCCCTTAGTGCGCACTAGCGCCCAAAAATTGATCCCCTCTACAGTCGTACCTATCATGGCAGAAAAATTTAGCGAAGAAGAATTAAAACAAATCGTGGCCTTGTTGGAATCACCAGTGAAGAAAAAATTTGAATCGCTGATACCTGAAATGCAAAGTGCATTAGGAAAGAAAATTGCGACTGACACTGGGCCTGCGATTGATCCAAAAATTCAAAATCTAAAGCAGCGCATAGGTCTGAGCATGCGCGCCGCTATCGCCCCTTAA